Proteins from a single region of Scatophagus argus isolate fScaArg1 chromosome 23, fScaArg1.pri, whole genome shotgun sequence:
- the hdac8 gene encoding histone deacetylase 8 isoform X5 codes for MSRRGDRDDDSCSKRRVAYVYSPDYLKTCDSLSKVPKRASMVHSLIEAYGLLEHMSTIKPGLATIEEMAKFHTDSYLEHLHKISQDGDNDDPQSVDYGLGYDCPVVEGIFDYAAAVGGATLTAAQCLVDQKCDVAINWAGGWHHAKKDEASGFCYVNDAVLGILRLREKYERVLYVDVDLHHGDGVEDAFSFTSKVMTVSLHKFSPGFFPGTGDVCDTGLGKGRWYAVNVPLEDGIKDDRYYQIFTSVMQEVRAQFNPEALVMQLGADTMAGDPMCSFNMTPVGVGKCLQYVLGWQLPTLLLGGGGYNLANTARCWTYLTAAVLGKTLSSEIPDHEVNHF; via the exons ATGAGTCGCAGAGGAGACAGGGACGATGACAGCTGCAGTAAACGGAGAGTGGCGTATGTCTACAGCCCGGACTACTTGAAGACTTGCGACTCTTTATCCAAAGTGCCGAAGCGG GCGAGTATGGTCCACTCACTGATAGAAGCATATGGACTCCTTGAACACATGAG CACCATTAAACCTGGACTGGCCACCATAGAGGAAATGGCCAAGTTCCACACAGACTCTTACCTGGAGCATCTTCACAAAATCAGCCAGGATGGAGACAACGACGACCCCCAGTCAGTCGACTACGGCCTGG GTTATGACTGTCCGGTGGTGGAGGGGATATTTGACTATGCGGCAGCAGTAGGGGGCGCTACACTCACAGCAGCCCAGTGTCTGGTGGACCAAAAGTGTGACGTGGCCATCAACTGGGCAGGGGGTTGGCACCATGCCAAGAA GGATGAAGCGTCAGGTTTCTGTTATGTGAACGATGCCGTGTTGGGAATCCTCAGGCTGAGGGAGAAATACGAGCGAGTCCTCTATGTGGACGTTGACCTGCATCACGGAGACG GTGTTGAAGATGCCTTCAGCTTCACATCCAAAGTCATGACCGTCTCGCTGCACAAGTTCTCTCCTGGATTCTTCCCAG gaacGGGTGACGTGTGTGACACGGGCCTGGGTAAAGGCCGTTGGTACGCCGTGAACGTCCCGCTGGAGGACGGCATCAAGGACGACAGATACTACCAGATTTTCACCAG tgtgatgCAGGAAGTGCGTGCACAGTTCAACCCCGAGGCGTTAGTGATGCAGCTGGGCGCCGACACCATGGCGGGCGACCCCATGTGCTCCTTCAACATGACCCCAGTGGGGGTGGGCAAGTGTCTGCAGTACGTCCTGGGGTGGCAGCTACCTACACTGCTGCTGGGTGGAG gTGGTTATAACCTGGCCAATACGGCGCGTTGTTGGACCTACCTGACGGCGGCGGTGCTGGGAAAGACTCTTTCCTCTGAGATACCAGACCACGAG